Sequence from the Bacteroidota bacterium genome:
CAAATGAGAAGAAGAAAAAATTTCCACATAAATTCATTTATGCCGGCCGCTATTATGATTTCAAAGGACTGAAAGAATTATGGGAAGCATTCATCCGTTTTAAAAAAGAAAATAATAATGATTGGGAATTATGGTGTCTCGGTACGGGCGATCTTGTTCCGGTGAAACATGATTCCATCCGTCATTTCGGTTTTGTGCAACCGGGTGAAATGGGAAAGATCATGAGTGATGCAGGTGTTTTTATTCTGCCGAGCAGGATCGAGCCCTGGTGTGTAGCCGTACAGGAATTTTCTGCAGCTGGATTTCCGCTTCTGCTCAGCAATAAAGTGGGCGCTGCAGAAACTTTTCTCGAAGAAAATAAAAATGGTTTTATGTTTCTGTCGGAAAATGTCCAGGAGATCGTGCGTGCAATAAAAAAAATAGCAGAAATGAAGGATGAACAGCTTTTTACAATGGGAGAAAGAAGCCATGAATTTGCGCAGCGTATAACACCGGCTTCGTGGGCAAAAACACTTCACAGCTTCTTGATTAACTTTAATAAAAAATAGTGTGTGCGGAATTAACGGAATTATCGGCCTTAACGGAAAAAGCGATCATCGCGAACAAGTTCAGCGCATGAACAACGCGCTCGCGCACCGCGGACCCGACGATGAAGGAATTTTTTCTGAGAATGGGATTACGCTTGGTCATCGCCGTCTTTCAATCATCGATCTTTCTTCTGCCGGGCACCAACCGATGCAGTACGAGCATGCCGGAAAAAAATATACACTCATCTTCAATGGTGAATTGTATAATTTCCGGGAAATAAAAAAAGAACTTCAGCAGGAAGGATTTGTTTTCAGAACAAATTCAGATTCCGAAGTTGTTCTTGCTGCGTATGCAAAATGGAAATCTGATTGTCTCATGCAATTCAACGGCATGTTTGCATTTGCAGTTTATGAGCATGCTGCCGGCGAAGTTTTCATTGTAAGAGATCGGATGGGAATAAAACCTTTGTATTTTTTTCAAAATGAAAATGAATTTATTTTTTCCTCTGAAATACGCGGCATCATCGCTTCGGGTTTGATGAAGCCGGAGATCAGCGAAACACAGACCAGGGATTATTTCCTTTACCAGACCGTTCATGCTCCTTCTACGATCATTGCAGGAATTTCAATGCTTCCACCGGGAAGCTATATGCAGATAAGGAATAATCAAAACGGAACGAAGAAAGAAAAAGAAATTCACCAATGGTGGTCACCGAAGATCGAAGCAGGTAAAGAAAAATTTAATTATGAAAATGTAAAAAAGAAAGTGCGCCAATTGCTGCGCGATGCAGTTGAATGCCGTCTTGTTTCTGATGTTCCATTCGGTGCGTTTCTCTCGGGTGGAATTGATTCAAGCGCCATCGTTGCCCTGATGACTGAAGTCGCTGTTTCAAAAGTGAAAACATTTTCAGTAGTGTTTGATGATTCGGAATTCAGTGAAGCGGTTTACGCACGAAGGATCGCGGAGAAATTCAAAACGGAACATCATGAAATAAAATTGTCACCTGAAGATTTTCTGCATGAACTTCCTGCTGCTCTTGATGCGATGGATCATCCCGGTGGAGACGGGCCGAATACTTATGTTGTTTCAAAAGCAACGAAGCAGGCCGGAATTACCATGGCGCTTTCCGGTTTGGGTGGCGATGAACTTTTTTGCGGATACAGTATTTTTAAGCAGGCGGCCGAACTGGAAAGAAAAAAATGGCTGAATGTTGTTCCGCGCGCCATGAGAAGTGCCGGTGGAAATATTGCTTCGAAATTAAAACGTGGAGTTGCCGGCGATAAAAGAAAGGCAATTCTTTCTTCTTCAGCTGTCGATTTTAATTCTGCGTATCCTTTTTACAGGATGGTGCTCATGGAAGATCAGATCAGGACTATTTACGATGGCAGAACCCGGGGAGGAAGCGCATTTGATTCGGCAATAAAAAATATTAATTCCGGCAATTCTTCTCATCATTTACTTTCCCGTGTTTCCATGTTGGAGATAGGAACGTACATGCAGAATGTTCTGTTACGCGATACCGACCAGATGGCCATGGCGCATGCGCTGGAAGTGCGCGTTCCTTTTCTCGATTATAAATTGGTGGAATATGTACTTTCTCTTCCTGATGAAATAAAATATCCGTCAACGCCCAAAAAATTACTGGTAGATTCATTGGGAGATCTTCTCCCGCGTGAAATTGTTGACCGTCCGAAAATGGGATTTACTTTTCCGTGGAAAAACTGGATGAAGAATGAATTGAAAAGTTTTTGCGAAGTGCGGCTGCATTCACTCGGCGAAAGAAAATATTTCAACGCCAAAGGGCTCGATGAACTCTGGAAAAAATTTCTGCAGGATGATCCTCGCGTCACGTGGTCGCGCGTGTGGCCGCTCGTTGCGCTCGCACATTGGCTGAATAAAAACGGGATCGATGACTGAACGCAAACGCATACTTATTTTCATTGATTGGTTCCTGCCGGGAGAAAAAGCAGGAGGCCCTGTACGATCGTGTGCAAATCTCATGGAACAGCTCGGAAATGAATTCGATTTTTCAGTGGTGACAGCAGACACCGACTATACCGATCACATACCGTACAAAAATATTAAGAGTGATCAATGGAATATTCTTCCGGATGGCAAACGTGTTTATTACATTTCAAAAGGTGAATTGAAAAAGGAAACGATTGAAAAAATAATTCTGGATGAAAAACCCGGCATGGTCTATCTGAACGGGATATGGTCGCAGGCATTTACACACTGGCCCTTGCGCATAGCAAAAAAAAATAAAATAAGAACTGTTGTTGCGGTACGCGGAATGCTCGCCCCATCGGCGCTTGCGATAAGGAAAACGAAAAAGAATATTTTTCTTCTTCTTGCAAAACTCGGCAGACTTTTCAGCGCCGTAACTTTTCACGCTACAACAGAAAAAGAAAAAGAGGAAACGCGGAAAATATTCGGTAAAGTCAATGTACTCGTCGCTGGAAACCTGCCTCGCCGTTCGATAGTCAACGCGATAGCAAAAGATAAAAAGCGTGATAAATTGCGCCTCATTACGGTGGCAAGAATCGCTCCCGAAAAAAATATTCTTTTTGCACTTGAATCGCTCAGGCATGTTACAGCAAACGTCGCCGCCGATTTTTACGGCCCCGTTTATGATCATTCTTATTGGAAAGAGTGTGAAGCGATGGCGCGCCAGTTGCCGGCATGCGTGAATGTGGAATTTCATGAAGCCGTGGATTCCGATTCTATTCCCGCGCTTATGAGTGCGCACGATGTTCTTTTTCTTCCGACCAGAGGAGAAAATTTCGGCCATGTGATCATTGAGGCCATGCAGAATGGATTACCGGTTCTTATTTCCGATAAAACTCCGTGGAAATTTCTTGCGAAAAATTATGCAGGATGGGATCTTCCGCTGAATGATGCGAAAACTTTTGCGAGGAAAATAAATGAGATCGCGGAAATGGATGAACGCGCATTCCGGCCATGGACGGAAGGAGCTGTTCGTTTTGCAGTACGTTATGCGAGTGATACAAAGTTGATGGAAAGTAACAGAAAAATATTTTCCTGATCAGGAATTTTCTTCGGTGTCATATTGATCATCATTCAGCACGGTCATCTTCACGGTATCAACACTGTGCTTGAATCTTTTCAGGATCAGAAATTCATAACCACCGAATTGTTTTTTTTCATTCACCGCAGGAATCCTTCCGAATAAATAATTCATCAGCCCCGAAACCGTTTCATAATGTTCACTCTCCGGCAAAGCGATCGGCAGAAAATCATTCACATCAAGAATTGCCGACATGGCATTCACAATAAATTCACGATCGCTCTTTTTTTCAACCACTGGTTTTTCCTCATCGTATTCGTCCTGGATCTCGCCCACAAGTTCTTCGATCACATCTTCCATCGTCACAAGCCCGGTGATCCCGCCGAATTCATTGGTAACGATCGCCATCTGGATATGGAGTGTTTGAAATTCCCGCAACAGATCATTGATGTGTTTGCTTTGGGGAATAAAATGTGCGGGGCGGATAATTCCTTCGATTGAAACACGATCCATCTTGCCGAATTTCATCAACCGCAAAAGATCTTTCGAATAAATAACGCCAAGAATATTATCGAGCGAATCCCTGTACACCGGCATTCTCGAATAACCTTCTTCGATCACCTTATTTAAAATTTCATCGGGCTGAAGATCGATATCGATCGCCGAGATTTTCACTCTTGGAACAAGAATGCTTTTCACCGTGCGGTCATCGAATTCAAAAACATTCTGGATCAGTTCATGCTCCGATTGTTTGATGGCGCCGCCTTCTTCACTTTCCGTGAGCAGTAAACGCAATTCTTCTTCGGAATGGATCGCTTCATGATCAGCTGAAAATTTTACACCACACAATCGCAATACTATGCGCGTTGTTTTATTCACCATCCAGGTGAAAGGCGCAAAAATAATATAGGCGAGACGAAGTGGATAAGCAACGAAGAGAGAAGTTTCGAGTGAATAGCGGATGGAAAGAATTTTCGGAACCTGTTCACCAAGTACCATATGAAATATTGTGATCAGTACTATCCCGGTGATGAAAGCAATATTGTGAAGCAGATTTTCCTGGATAACAATATGAAATTTCTGAAAAATTTTCAGAAGCATCGCAGCTACGTAAGGTTCTCCCACAACACCGAGAATAAGACTGGCACCGGTGATCCCCAATTGTGTTGCCGATAGATAAGCGTCGAGATGATTGAGAATATGACGAACGATCTTTGCCCGGCTGCTGCCCTGGTTCACTTTCAGGTCAATCTGTGATGAACGTACTTTTACAATAGCAAATTCCGCAGCAACAAAAAATGCGTTAATGAGAATGAGGAAAAAAATGAGAAGAAGATCGCTGCCCATAGAGGCGTGTTCCGTGTGGAGTGGATGCAAATATACGACAATCGCCGGAGACGTTTGATTACTGAATATTCATCGCATGCTGCTCTCATCTTGTGTGGATTACAAAATGTGCAATAGCTTCGGGTGAACGGAAGATTCTATCTTTGGAAAAAATAAGTCAGTTGACAGAAGTCTCTTCTCAGAAAAAAATTGTACCGGGAATGGGTGTTCGCAAACTCACACTCGCTGATCAGTTGCCCGATTGCGAAATTTTCATCAACGAAAATATTTATGATCTCGCGGAATTCTGTCGCGGGAAAAATGTGGTGGACATCGGTTGCGGGTATGGAAGGAACAGGTCCATCGTGGAGAAAGCCGGCGGAAAGTGGACGGGAGTAGAACCCTTCGAAGGCGGCGCACATACGGTGGTGGGCGATGCAGAAAATCTTCCGTTTGAAAATGAAATGTTTGATGTGGCGATCATGGATGCTGTGCTCGAACATATTCCTGATGTTGGGAAAGCATTCAGCGAAGTGGCGCGTGTTTTGAAACAGGGAGGGCATTTCATCGGCTACGTTGCCTACATGGAATGTTTTCATGAAATATCCTATTCGCATTTATCGTTCAAGGCGCTCGAACATTATTCGAAGATCAACGGAATGAAACTGGAAAAAATTTCCGGCGGAAAAAGATTTGGTATCGATTATCATAAAGCAGTTTTGTTTTATCCGCTTCCTGTGAAATGGGTGCGGCCCATAAGAGCGGCAATGATCAGGAATATCATCAGGATAAAATCTTTTTTTGCTTTTCTCGGATTGAAATGGAGAAGAAAATTGCCACGTGCTGAAGCGAAAAAAATGGCGAAGATGTATTTCCAGCTGGAATGTTTAAGGCAGTCCGTCGGCTTCAGCTATATCATTCGGAAAAAATGACGATCAGAACCTGATGCCGAGTACGCACACATCATCCACCTGTTCGAGTTCTCCTTTCCATTCATCAAACATTTGATCAAGCTCCATCCCGGTATGTTCCATATCTGCCGATGAGAATTTCACAAGCAGATCGCGGAACTGCGCCGATTTGAATTTTTTTCCTTTCGGCCCGCCGAACTGATCCGGAAATCCATCGGTATACAAATAGAGCGCATTATTTTTTTCGAGTACAATGCATTGATCGGAAAAATTCTTTTCTTCATCCACCATTCCACCGATGGCAGTTTTTTGCGGCAGAAGAAATTCAAGTTGAGCGGTATTTCTGTAAATGATCACAGGCCTGTTCGCGCCTGCAAAAATCAATTCCCTTTTTTTCTGATCCCAGGTGCATAATGCAATATCCATTCCGTCGCGCGAACCGCTTCCTGCTTTGTCCTGGTGCAACTGCTTGCGGATTCCATGATCGATGCGGTGAAGAATTTCTGATGGAGTTGAATGAGGAGATTCTGTTACTGCATTTGTAAGCTGTGAAGAACCGAGTACACTCATGAATGCGCCGGGAACGCCATGCCCGGTACAATCTGCAACCGCGAACCATATTTTATTTTCTGAAGGATGTATCCAGAAAAAATCGCCCGAAACAATATCTTTCGGTTTGTACAAAACAAAACTGTCCGGAAAATATTGTGTGAGCAATTCTTTCTCCGGTAAAACAGCAAGCTGAATATGTTTTGCGTAATTGATACTGTCTGTGATATTTTTATTTTTCATCCCGATCTCATCATTCGCAAGTTGCAGCACTCTTCTCGCTTTCCTGTTCTCGCGCACACGCACAAAAAAGAAAAGAATGATGAGTACCGCGACTACGCTTCCGGAGATGAGCAGTGTGAGCATGCGCGATTGTTCGGCATTATTTTTCAATGCAGTTTCTTTCTGATCCTGTTTCAGTTTTTCGATCGCGCGTGTGGACTGATCAAGATCGTAACGCGCTTTCATTTCGGCAGCATTCTCATCGGCCGCCACATTCAGAATAGAATCTTTCAGGTCGAGTGCAAGGAGTGAATACTGCAAGCCCTCCTGGTATTGCCCGGCGTAATTCAATCCTTTGGCCAAAGCAAGCGATGCATCGTACCGTTGTGAAAGCGCTCCTTCCTGCACGGCAAGATCGTTCGCCCTGCGCAAAAGTGAAATTCCTTCCGGCGAACGATTGGTTTTACAGAGTAATTTCCCCAATGAAGTAAGTGAACCCAGTATTCCGTTTTTATCGTTGATGCTTTCGCGCAGATCAAGAGCAAGCCGGTATTCCTCTTCTGCTTTTGCAAGTTGTCCCTGCTCTTCAAAAACCTGTCCCACGTTATTGTGAATGATCGCCAGTCCATGCGAGTCGTGCGTCTGTTCGCGCAGATCGAGTGCAATGCGGAAATAATACAATGCAGAATCATATTGTTTCTGTTCCATGAAATTGGAACCGATATTATTATACGTGCTGGCGAGATCGTTTTTATTTCCGAGTTTCTTTTTATAAATGAGCGCCTGGCGAAAAAATCCGATCGCGTCCTTGTATTTTTTCTGATCCATATAAATAGAGCCGAGATTATTGAGCACCTTGCCCATGTAGGTTGGATCTTTATTTTCAATGAGCCGTGCCCAATCGAGCGCTTTGTAATAATATTCGAGTGATCGCGGGTAATCGCCCATGGCACCATACATGTAACCGATGTTCAGAAGATTTCCCGCAAGGCCCGCTGTGTCGTGCGCGCGTATGCGCATTGCATTCGCTTCTTCCAGATCATCTTTCGCCTGTTTGAAATGAAATTCTTTGGTTTCAATGAAGCCCAGAGAATTCAGCGCATCATCAAGAAGAAAAGTATCATTCTGAGAACGAAGTATTGCGGCCGATTTCAAAAATTCATCTTTGCTTTCCTGTTTTCTTTCGAGCGCATCGAGTGAACCGGCATTGTACAAATACCAGTCGGCGATGGCAAGACTGTCTTTTTTTGCCAATGAAAATTTCAGCGCACGCTCTCCGTACATCAACGCACTGTCGGCCGAGAATTTCCTGTAGGCAGCCATGAAATCGTGGCGAAGGGAACGATCGCCGGGAGATTTTGTAAGGAGCCGGTAAATACTATCGCTTTTATTTTTTTGCGCGGAAGAATTTTTCGCTGCAACCAGCAGCAAAAGAAAAAACAGGATATGAATAAAATGGAATTTCAAACAGCTTCTAAGATAATAAGATTTGATGCAGTGCGCCGTATTTGTATTGGTAAACAGGCGACTTCAATTGAATCATTAACTTTACTTCATGGCACAAGTTGATCTTTCTACGTTCAATAATTCTTCATTCGATCCAGGTGCTTCGTTCATTAGGCGGGCATTGTGGTTCCGTATCAATGCAATATTCTTCAATTCAAGATTTCCTTTCTGCAAATTCAAAAAATTTCTATTGCGTTTATTCGGTGCAAAAGTTGGAAAAGGTGTTGTCATAAAACCATCAGTGAATATTAAAAGCCCGTGGAGACTTGTAATAGGAGATCACGCGTGGATCGGTGAATTTGTGTGGATCGATAACCTGGTGAATGTGCAGATAGGAAATAATTGTTGTCTCTCGCAGGGCGCATTTCTGCTTACCGGGAATCACGACTACAAGAAAACCTCATTCGATCTCATTACGGGCAGTATCGTTCTTGAAAATGGTGTGTGGATAGGAGCGAAGGCAGTAGTTTGCCCTGGCGTTACCTGTCATTCCCACGCTGTGCTTACAGTAGGTTCCGTAGCGACTGATGATCTGGATGCGAATGGAATTTACCAGGGTAACCCTGCGGTGAAGGTGCGCGAAAGAAAAACAGGATAAATGGCATCTCTAATAACTTCGAACTGCTGCATTGGACTACATCCTCAAAATCCTCATTTACGAATAGTAAACACCGCCTTGCATTTCTGTGTTTTTAGAGATGCCCTAAAGAAGATTAACGGAACAGCAGGTTTGCTTCCCTTGAAATCTTCGATTCAATAAGAAGGAAAGAAAATTATTTTTTCTTCTTGAAGAAATTTTTTCCGAGACGTTTTCTTCTGCCTTTCATTTTTTTGAAAGCAACCACTTCGGATTCAGAATAAACTTTAACATGTCCTTCTTTGTGGAATTTAAGAAGTCCGAGTTTTTCATATTTAATTAAAGTAGCAGGAGAGATCTTCAGTCTTCTCATTACTTCTGAACTGTGGATCTTGTCGGAGATATTCCTTACCGGTTGCTCACCGGAATTGCCGCCGCCTGAACTTTTAAGGTTGCGAAGTTCTCTTTTTATTCCGCGGAGTTCTTTCAGCATTAAGCTGAATACTTTGAAGTCGAGTGTGAATCTTGTTTTCATAGCTGTGTAAATAAGGATTTAGGGCGCAAAATACACAAATTGTCATTCAAAACAATACTTGCAATATTTTTATGTTATAGTTAAGAGGCTGTTTAAAATTCATTTTTTGGAATTGTTATGATGCCATTTTTGTTCAGCCGAGGCGCATTTTGCAGGCCATAGTGGAGCGACTACGGCCAAGAAATGCAACGAAGGATGGACAAAAATGGCGCATAACAAAACAGTTTTTCGGCTTGTAAATTATCAGCACCTGCCCGCTATGTATGATGTCGCTGTGAAGATTATTCCATCTCTTGATCTGCGCAACAGATACGCCATACTTATTCGCTATGCCTCCCAGCGTCTGCCCGCGCGTAACCTTATGTTTGATCACCGTTTTTCCGCTCGTTTTGTAATCATTCCATGTGGAATCGACTACTAATAATTTTTTCTGAAGGAGTTTGATGCTGTCCATATTGAAAGCGATGGAATCGCCTGCCGGATTTTTATCCATCCAGTCTATTGTTTGCAGAACAGCATTGGTAAAAAGATCTCCTTTCAGTTTATATCCTTTTATGGAAAGGTGTATTCCGTCGGGCTGTGCAAATCCTTTATCACCCCATTTCACCATTGTGCCGCGTCCGCCGGATATCCAGTACCAGTCGAAAAACCCGCAGTGATATTTGCGTGCAATTCCACGCACGAGATCGGAGAATTGTTCGCCGCACACCATATCATGACCCTTGCGCACCATATCCTGCGTGCTTGTGAGAATGATGGAAGCTTCGGGAACATCTTTGCGCACACGCTGAATAGTTGCAATAATAATACTATCCATATCAGGATGAATACTGTCTTCGTAGATATAGTTATTTGTTCCGAAATCAATGATCACAAGATCCGGGTCAAGTGCGGGTAATTGCTGATCGAACAGATCTTCATAGAGGATCGATTCATATTTTGCTCCACCAACTCCGCAATTGTGCAGGATCATTCCCGTATTGGAAGAGGTTTCCAAACTCATTCCGTAAAATTCAAACTGGCTTTCGTACGGATTATTCTTTACCATTTTCACAGACAGGACATGATCGGTCTTAGGCATTTTAATTTCAATGTAAGGCAATGAATCACCTGCAACAGAATCTACCGGAACAAGAATGATCTTTTCAGCGAAAGTGAATTGCATATCATAACTGTTGTGCGATTTTTTGCAGAAGATACGCAGCTTGTCGTAAGAAGGAGGAACAGCAGAATCGAAAGTAAACGTGAATGAAGCATCAGAGTCCACCGTGTTCGAGGTCATTCCTATTACGCCCAGTGGAAGTTTCGGGGGAAGGACAAGACTCTTCGCATACGTCCAGTCGCCGGTGTGCGTGGTTTTATATTCGAGCGAGGAATAAGTTTTTGCAGTGGAGTAGGGGAACACCATTCCTCTTCCACCGTCGCCGTGGATGCGCTGAAAATTTCTGCGGATGCGCGCCGGATAAATATCAGATTGCAAATGAGAATCGCCGAGATGGACGATGGACATTTTTTTATTTTTTGTGTTCTTCCAGCTTTTATAAAAATGGTCGAGTGCATCGCGGTCAAAGAACTGGATCATGTCGTACTCAAGATGAATGGAAGAATCGATGGCCGTATCGATCTTCAGATGAAAAGTTCCGTTGGGATCCTGTCCCGGCTGCCCGAGCGCACTCGTACAACGCGTGTGCAGGAGCGGAATGATGAAAATGAAAATAAGTGCAGCAGGAAAATATTTTCGGACCATCGTTCTTTCCTTCCCGGCGATATTTTTTTCTTCTGCTTTATTTTTCATATCAGTTCTTTTCTTTTTTCGGTTTTTTAATGGAATCGCTTTCTTTTGCTTTCAGGCTATCCTTATTCGAGGGGACATCTTCTTTCTGCGCCGGGGCATTGCTTTTCGGGTTTTTCATGAGTTTCTCCATCATGTGAAGGTGCCACGATGTATTCGCAGAAAAAACCCCATTGATGAAAATAACATCAGTAATTCCGTTTTTCTCAATGAGATCAAGAAGATTATAATTGTAATAGCGGTAATCCACCACGAATGTCTGTTCGAAATGCGCCGGGAAATAAGTGGAGAAAGGATTGCCGTAAGAATTTTTCACGATCACTACTTTGCGCCCGTTCTTCACATCAGAATCTATTCTCACCATCGGGTAATCGCCACCGAGAAAAACACCGTAGGAATTAGCACCGCTTGCATGCTCGGCATAGAGCGAACCGCCTACTGCTTTTTCCTGGTTTTTTTTGGTGTACATGTAAGGTTTAAAAGCGTTCGGTATCTTCCAGTAAAAAACAGTATCAGCATTATCTTTCAAACGTGAATCACGCGTATCCCAGTATAAACTTCCGAGATAATTTGTTTTACTTTTCATTTCCATTTGAGAAAGTGAAAGTGCAGTGATCCCGGCTGTATTGCAGAAAGCAACGTAAGCGTAATAAGCGCCAAGCCCCGTCCAGTGGTGATCTGTTTTGTAATACACATATTCATTCTGATGTGCGGCAATCAATGAATAAGCATCTACGCATTTCACACCGGGCATCATGTTCGAATACATCGCCTGGATATTGTGTTTTTCTTTTCCGCGATAATTTCCCGGTGAATTGAATTCGATGGAAGATGGAACAACCACAGCGTAAACAGTTGCTTTACCAGCGAGCGCTACCTCGTATTTATTCACTACATCGGCATAAGCTTTTGCCATTCTATCATTGCCACCGAAAATTTCCATGGCCCTTCCGTTATAGATAAGCAGGTTGTCCACTTCTTCTCCGCCTTCTGCAGGTATATCCGAATCCACTATTGCAGAATCATTGAGCGAATCAGATTTTTTTAATGGAATACTCGTGCCGGTCAGCATTTTTTTTGGCTTGGTGTAGAATCCGATCGACTTATCCTTGAATCCTCTTGCATCTTTGAGTTTGAAAGAAAAATCAACAAGTTTATCCCGGTAAGGAAAATTATCAGCAACAAAAAGATCGATGGAGTCAATATAATTTCCATAGAAAAGTGAATCCCATGAAAAGACCGGAATAGGGGAGAGCTGTCTTTTTTCCACTTCTGAAACTCCGCCGTGCTTCTGGAATAAAAACAATATTCCGAATACAGTCAGCAAGGTTGTAAAAACAACCGTATTGATGTAAGCGAACTTATTTTTAGCACTGCGTTTCATTTTTAAAACATAAAGTTATCCGTTCATTGCCCATACTCCTGCTAAATTCTTCCGTAAAGAAAGGGGTTATAGGATTTCCCTACCAGCAGGCAGGTGGAAAGGAACAACAACAGAAAGTTGAAAACAAAAGTGAGGCCATACACATAATCCTGCCGGCGCGCTACGATCAGTTGTTTGACCCATCTATTTGAATAACGGTAAACCGGTGTGCAGAGAATGAGTGCAAGGAGGATCCACAAAATATTTTCCTGAATGTCGAGCCACGACGGCAGATCCCACCAGTCATGTCCGTTTACATGGAAAAGAACTTTCAGGTAAGCGCCGAG
This genomic interval carries:
- a CDS encoding glycosyltransferase family 4 protein, with product MSNKRKILILYTEIAGYTLACIREFNLRFGEFEIHLVRYPVNDEAPFIFRNEISFKEYDGKKMYGDQLLKLAYEIEPELILCSGWIDKKYTAVCRKFKNKIPVVLAMDNKWEGTLRQKVAGIISSLTVGKTFTHAWVPGNAQKKFAMKLGFQEKNIRTGFYSADTAFFNEIFSTSANEKKKKFPHKFIYAGRYYDFKGLKELWEAFIRFKKENNNDWELWCLGTGDLVPVKHDSIRHFGFVQPGEMGKIMSDAGVFILPSRIEPWCVAVQEFSAAGFPLLLSNKVGAAETFLEENKNGFMFLSENVQEIVRAIKKIAEMKDEQLFTMGERSHEFAQRITPASWAKTLHSFLINFNKK
- the asnB gene encoding asparagine synthase (glutamine-hydrolyzing), encoding MCGINGIIGLNGKSDHREQVQRMNNALAHRGPDDEGIFSENGITLGHRRLSIIDLSSAGHQPMQYEHAGKKYTLIFNGELYNFREIKKELQQEGFVFRTNSDSEVVLAAYAKWKSDCLMQFNGMFAFAVYEHAAGEVFIVRDRMGIKPLYFFQNENEFIFSSEIRGIIASGLMKPEISETQTRDYFLYQTVHAPSTIIAGISMLPPGSYMQIRNNQNGTKKEKEIHQWWSPKIEAGKEKFNYENVKKKVRQLLRDAVECRLVSDVPFGAFLSGGIDSSAIVALMTEVAVSKVKTFSVVFDDSEFSEAVYARRIAEKFKTEHHEIKLSPEDFLHELPAALDAMDHPGGDGPNTYVVSKATKQAGITMALSGLGGDELFCGYSIFKQAAELERKKWLNVVPRAMRSAGGNIASKLKRGVAGDKRKAILSSSAVDFNSAYPFYRMVLMEDQIRTIYDGRTRGGSAFDSAIKNINSGNSSHHLLSRVSMLEIGTYMQNVLLRDTDQMAMAHALEVRVPFLDYKLVEYVLSLPDEIKYPSTPKKLLVDSLGDLLPREIVDRPKMGFTFPWKNWMKNELKSFCEVRLHSLGERKYFNAKGLDELWKKFLQDDPRVTWSRVWPLVALAHWLNKNGIDD
- a CDS encoding glycosyltransferase family 4 protein, with the protein product MTERKRILIFIDWFLPGEKAGGPVRSCANLMEQLGNEFDFSVVTADTDYTDHIPYKNIKSDQWNILPDGKRVYYISKGELKKETIEKIILDEKPGMVYLNGIWSQAFTHWPLRIAKKNKIRTVVAVRGMLAPSALAIRKTKKNIFLLLAKLGRLFSAVTFHATTEKEKEETRKIFGKVNVLVAGNLPRRSIVNAIAKDKKRDKLRLITVARIAPEKNILFALESLRHVTANVAADFYGPVYDHSYWKECEAMARQLPACVNVEFHEAVDSDSIPALMSAHDVLFLPTRGENFGHVIIEAMQNGLPVLISDKTPWKFLAKNYAGWDLPLNDAKTFARKINEIAEMDERAFRPWTEGAVRFAVRYASDTKLMESNRKIFS
- a CDS encoding HlyC/CorC family transporter — encoded protein: MGSDLLLIFFLILINAFFVAAEFAIVKVRSSQIDLKVNQGSSRAKIVRHILNHLDAYLSATQLGITGASLILGVVGEPYVAAMLLKIFQKFHIVIQENLLHNIAFITGIVLITIFHMVLGEQVPKILSIRYSLETSLFVAYPLRLAYIIFAPFTWMVNKTTRIVLRLCGVKFSADHEAIHSEEELRLLLTESEEGGAIKQSEHELIQNVFEFDDRTVKSILVPRVKISAIDIDLQPDEILNKVIEEGYSRMPVYRDSLDNILGVIYSKDLLRLMKFGKMDRVSIEGIIRPAHFIPQSKHINDLLREFQTLHIQMAIVTNEFGGITGLVTMEDVIEELVGEIQDEYDEEKPVVEKKSDREFIVNAMSAILDVNDFLPIALPESEHYETVSGLMNYLFGRIPAVNEKKQFGGYEFLILKRFKHSVDTVKMTVLNDDQYDTEENS
- a CDS encoding methyltransferase domain-containing protein, coding for MTEVSSQKKIVPGMGVRKLTLADQLPDCEIFINENIYDLAEFCRGKNVVDIGCGYGRNRSIVEKAGGKWTGVEPFEGGAHTVVGDAENLPFENEMFDVAIMDAVLEHIPDVGKAFSEVARVLKQGGHFIGYVAYMECFHEISYSHLSFKALEHYSKINGMKLEKISGGKRFGIDYHKAVLFYPLPVKWVRPIRAAMIRNIIRIKSFFAFLGLKWRRKLPRAEAKKMAKMYFQLECLRQSVGFSYIIRKK
- a CDS encoding tetratricopeptide repeat protein yields the protein MKFHFIHILFFLLLLVAAKNSSAQKNKSDSIYRLLTKSPGDRSLRHDFMAAYRKFSADSALMYGERALKFSLAKKDSLAIADWYLYNAGSLDALERKQESKDEFLKSAAILRSQNDTFLLDDALNSLGFIETKEFHFKQAKDDLEEANAMRIRAHDTAGLAGNLLNIGYMYGAMGDYPRSLEYYYKALDWARLIENKDPTYMGKVLNNLGSIYMDQKKYKDAIGFFRQALIYKKKLGNKNDLASTYNNIGSNFMEQKQYDSALYYFRIALDLREQTHDSHGLAIIHNNVGQVFEEQGQLAKAEEEYRLALDLRESINDKNGILGSLTSLGKLLCKTNRSPEGISLLRRANDLAVQEGALSQRYDASLALAKGLNYAGQYQEGLQYSLLALDLKDSILNVAADENAAEMKARYDLDQSTRAIEKLKQDQKETALKNNAEQSRMLTLLISGSVVAVLIILFFFVRVRENRKARRVLQLANDEIGMKNKNITDSINYAKHIQLAVLPEKELLTQYFPDSFVLYKPKDIVSGDFFWIHPSENKIWFAVADCTGHGVPGAFMSVLGSSQLTNAVTESPHSTPSEILHRIDHGIRKQLHQDKAGSGSRDGMDIALCTWDQKKRELIFAGANRPVIIYRNTAQLEFLLPQKTAIGGMVDEEKNFSDQCIVLEKNNALYLYTDGFPDQFGGPKGKKFKSAQFRDLLVKFSSADMEHTGMELDQMFDEWKGELEQVDDVCVLGIRF